A stretch of the Vulcanisaeta souniana JCM 11219 genome encodes the following:
- a CDS encoding DNA-binding protein — protein MSIDENYDEGNEGQETGQDDLEAIRQRKLQELQRQAEEERRRQELAAQRRAALRAILTPEARERLDNLRVVKPELVDALEQQLIALAQSGRVKVPITDEDLKKILETIYKQTHREFRIRYR, from the coding sequence ATGTCCATTGATGAAAACTACGATGAGGGAAACGAAGGGCAAGAGACCGGACAAGACGACCTAGAGGCAATTAGACAGAGGAAACTCCAGGAGCTCCAAAGACAGGCAGAGGAGGAAAGAAGAAGGCAGGAACTAGCTGCACAGAGAAGAGCTGCCCTCAGGGCGATACTGACGCCAGAAGCTCGTGAAAGACTTGATAACCTAAGGGTTGTTAAGCCCGAGCTCGTTGATGCCCTTGAGCAACAATTAATAGCCCTAGCCCAGTCAGGGAGGGTCAAGGTGCCCATCACCGATGAAGACCTCAAGAAGATACTGGAAACAATTTATAAACAGACCCATAGGGAGTTCAGGATAAGGTATAGGTGA